One Stenotrophomonas oahuensis genomic region harbors:
- the nrdR gene encoding transcriptional regulator NrdR encodes MHCPFCQHADTRVIDSRVSEDGATIRRRRECEACNERFSTLETIELKLPAIVKSDGSREAFDARKLRVGFDRALQKRAVPEEKIELAVRAVMHQLRMCGEREIPSIKVGEFVMNELRKLDHVAYVRFASVYRSFEDVADFREEIEKLERDLPASTEQLQLLGDVIALTKKKKGA; translated from the coding sequence ATGCACTGTCCGTTCTGCCAGCATGCCGATACCCGGGTGATTGACTCGCGCGTCTCTGAAGACGGCGCGACGATCCGCCGTCGGCGTGAGTGCGAGGCCTGCAACGAGCGCTTCAGCACGCTGGAAACCATCGAGTTGAAGCTGCCGGCCATCGTCAAGAGCGACGGCAGCCGTGAGGCCTTCGACGCCCGCAAGCTGCGGGTCGGCTTTGACCGCGCGCTGCAGAAGCGCGCGGTGCCGGAAGAAAAGATCGAGCTGGCCGTGCGCGCGGTGATGCACCAGCTGCGCATGTGCGGTGAGCGCGAAATTCCGTCGATCAAGGTCGGCGAGTTCGTGATGAACGAGCTGCGCAAGCTCGATCACGTGGCCTATGTGCGCTTTGCCTCGGTGTATCGCAGTTTCGAGGACGTGGCCGATTTCCGCGAGGAAATCGAGAAGCTCGAACGCGATCTGCCGGCCAGCACCGAGCAGTTGCAGCTGCTGGGCGATGTGATCGCCCTGACCAAGAAAAAGAAGGGCGCGTAG
- a CDS encoding outer membrane beta-barrel protein produces MRKILVLAAALLAAAPLAASADALSYTYVEGGWTQLQVSQPGSNPKLDGGYIRGSFAIAEQVYVFGGYSTVSKKYHYEDIYGPYSIENTIEQPELGIGYHMPISERLDFTADLAWMRINNELKYKDDQFSEREEFHTNAGRAAFGVRGKPSKRTEAWLKAGYIDGSDMDGEWIGTLGGQVNFTKNWGLVGEAQYFDDITQYSVGVRASF; encoded by the coding sequence ATGCGCAAGATTCTCGTTCTGGCCGCCGCTCTGCTGGCTGCCGCTCCGCTCGCCGCTTCGGCCGATGCGCTCAGCTACACCTACGTTGAAGGCGGCTGGACCCAGCTGCAGGTCAGCCAGCCGGGCAGCAACCCGAAGCTGGACGGCGGCTACATCCGCGGCTCGTTCGCGATTGCCGAGCAGGTATATGTGTTCGGTGGCTACAGCACGGTGTCGAAGAAGTACCACTACGAAGACATCTACGGCCCGTACAGCATCGAAAATACCATCGAGCAGCCGGAGCTGGGCATCGGCTACCACATGCCGATCAGCGAGCGTCTGGACTTCACTGCCGACCTCGCCTGGATGCGCATCAACAACGAACTCAAGTACAAGGACGACCAGTTCTCCGAGCGTGAAGAGTTCCACACCAACGCCGGCCGTGCCGCCTTCGGCGTGCGTGGCAAGCCCTCCAAGCGCACCGAAGCCTGGCTGAAGGCCGGCTACATCGACGGCAGCGACATGGACGGCGAGTGGATCGGCACCCTGGGTGGCCAGGTCAACTTCACCAAGAACTGGGGCCTGGTCGGCGAAGCGCAGTACTTCGACGACATCACCCAGTACTCGGTGGGCGTGCGCGCAAGTTTCTGA
- the ribD gene encoding bifunctional diaminohydroxyphosphoribosylaminopyrimidine deaminase/5-amino-6-(5-phosphoribosylamino)uracil reductase RibD encodes MTFSATDHLHMARALRLAERAAYTTRPNPMVGCVIAHGEQVVGEGWHQRAGGPHAEIHALRAAGEAARGATAYVTLEPCAHYGRTPPCALALIEARVGRVVAAMRDPFPKVDGGGFTLLRDAGIEVAEGLMATQARELNHGFLSRIERGRPWLRVKLAASLDGRTAMADGSSKWITGPAAREDVQHWRARAGAILTGAGTVLADDPQLTVRLSGVEALPPLRVVLDAQLRTLSQRRVREGDAATLYLHGEGERAPADTDAQFQALPLQDGRFDLPAVMALLAEREINEVHTEAGATLSGALVRAGLVDELLLYQAPTLLGEQGRPLLDGLGIAAMDQQRRLRVVEQRQVGDDLRLLLRPA; translated from the coding sequence ATGACGTTCTCCGCAACCGATCACCTGCACATGGCCCGCGCGCTGCGCCTGGCTGAGCGTGCGGCCTACACCACGCGACCCAACCCGATGGTGGGCTGTGTCATCGCCCACGGCGAACAGGTGGTGGGCGAGGGCTGGCACCAGCGCGCCGGCGGCCCGCATGCGGAAATCCATGCCTTGCGCGCGGCCGGCGAGGCGGCACGCGGAGCGACTGCCTACGTCACCCTGGAACCCTGCGCGCACTACGGCCGCACGCCGCCGTGCGCGCTGGCGCTGATTGAAGCCAGGGTAGGGCGGGTCGTGGCCGCGATGCGCGATCCGTTCCCCAAGGTCGACGGCGGCGGCTTCACCCTGCTGCGCGACGCCGGCATCGAGGTCGCCGAAGGGCTGATGGCGACGCAGGCGCGTGAGCTGAATCACGGCTTCCTGTCGCGGATCGAGCGCGGCCGGCCTTGGCTGCGGGTCAAACTGGCGGCCAGCCTGGACGGCCGCACGGCGATGGCCGACGGGTCGTCCAAGTGGATCACCGGCCCCGCCGCGCGTGAAGACGTACAGCACTGGCGCGCCCGTGCCGGGGCGATCCTGACCGGTGCCGGCACCGTGCTGGCTGACGATCCGCAGCTGACCGTGCGCTTGTCGGGCGTGGAGGCGCTGCCGCCGCTGCGGGTGGTGCTGGATGCGCAGTTGCGCACGCTGTCGCAGCGTCGCGTGCGCGAGGGCGATGCGGCCACCCTGTATCTGCATGGCGAGGGTGAGCGCGCGCCCGCCGATACTGACGCGCAGTTCCAGGCGCTGCCGCTGCAGGACGGGCGCTTCGATCTGCCGGCGGTGATGGCGCTGCTGGCCGAACGCGAGATCAATGAGGTGCACACGGAGGCAGGGGCCACGCTTTCCGGCGCACTGGTGCGCGCGGGCCTGGTGGACGAACTGCTGCTGTATCAGGCCCCCACGCTGTTGGGCGAACAAGGCCGCCCGCTGCTGGATGGGCTGGGCATTGCCGCGATGGATCAGCAGCGACGTCTGCGCGTGGTCGAACAACGACAGGTCGGCGACGATCTGCGCCTGCTTCTACGGCCCGCGTAA
- a CDS encoding riboflavin synthase: MFTGIIEGVGHVAARESLGGDVRFTFHVGSLPFDHVQLGESIAINGVCLTVIAFDAVSFQADASTETLGLTTLGQLADGAIINLERAMRPTDRLGGHLVSGHVDGLGEVVSIHDDARAQRWRFAAPADLLRYIAKKGSICVDGVSLTVNDVDDAGFEVALIPHTVAHTAFATRRVGSAVNLEIDLIARYVERLVGLPTNGRQLPPEAHA; this comes from the coding sequence TTGTTTACCGGAATCATCGAAGGCGTCGGCCATGTGGCCGCACGCGAATCTCTTGGCGGCGATGTCCGCTTTACCTTCCACGTCGGCAGCCTGCCGTTCGACCACGTCCAGCTGGGCGAAAGCATCGCCATCAATGGCGTGTGCCTGACCGTGATCGCCTTTGACGCGGTGTCCTTCCAGGCCGATGCCTCGACCGAGACCCTGGGGTTGACCACGCTGGGCCAGTTGGCCGACGGCGCGATCATCAATCTGGAGCGGGCCATGCGCCCCACCGACCGCCTGGGTGGTCATCTGGTCAGCGGCCATGTCGATGGCCTGGGCGAAGTGGTGTCCATCCATGACGATGCCCGCGCACAGCGCTGGCGCTTTGCTGCGCCGGCGGATCTGCTGCGCTACATCGCGAAGAAAGGCTCGATCTGTGTCGACGGGGTCAGCCTGACCGTCAACGACGTGGATGATGCCGGCTTCGAGGTCGCGCTGATTCCTCATACCGTCGCCCATACCGCCTTTGCCACCCGCCGCGTGGGCAGCGCGGTCAACCTGGAAATCGACCTGATCGCCCGTTATGTGGAGCGACTTGTCGGCCTGCCGACCAACGGTCGGCAGCTACCGCCGGAGGCACACGCATGA